In Ammospiza caudacuta isolate bAmmCau1 chromosome 30, bAmmCau1.pri, whole genome shotgun sequence, one DNA window encodes the following:
- the LOC131569442 gene encoding dnaJ homolog subfamily A member 1-like isoform X2, which produces MVKETGYYDLLGVRPGASLDEIKRAYRRLALRYHPDKNPSEGERFKQISQAYEVLSDAHKRALYDRGGERAMKEGGLGGRGGGGGFGSPMDIFDLFFGGGVRMRGRADRRGKTVVHQLSVSLEDLYNGSTRKLSLQKNIICRKCGGCGVREGAQRRCPKCHGSGMEVRIHQLGPSMIQQIQTVCSQCQGQGEWIRPRDCCLTCNGRKVVREKKILSVHLDKGMKDGQKITFHEEGDQVPGLEPGDIIIVLDQKEHPVFRRSGDDLIVRREISLADALCGCRQVIHTLDNRTLLVSSPPGDVIRPGDLKCIPNEGMPVYRSPFQKGKLILQFEVKFPEPGWLPTDRLRQLQGFFPPQEEVMATEDTEEVELSDYTAHSGPGRRPYAGEAYHEDDFEDGMRQHVQCQTS; this is translated from the exons ATGGTGAAGGAGACGGGTTACTACGACCTGCTGGGCGTGCGGCCGGGCGCCAGCCTGGACGAGATCAAGCGGGCGTACCGGCGCCTGGCACTGCGCTACCACCCCGACAAGAACCCCAGCGAGGGCGAGCGG TTCAAGCAGATCTCGCAGGCCTACGAGGTGCTGTCGGACGCCCACAAACGGGCGCTGTACGACCGCGGAGGAGAGCGAGCCATGAAGGAGGGAGGCCTGGGGGGCCGCGGGGGAGGCGGCGGCTTCGGCTCCCCCATGGACATCTTCGACCTCTTCTTTGGAGGGGGAGTGAGGATGCGAGGCCGGGCAGACAGGAGAG GGAAGACAGTGGTGCACCAGCTCTCCGTGTCGCTGGAGGATCTGTACAACGGCTCCACAcggaagctgtccctgcagaaAAACATCATCTGCCGCAAGTGTGGAG gctgcgGGGTGCGGGAGGGCGCCCAGAGGAGGTGCCCCAAGTGCCACGGCTCGGGCATGGAGGTTCGCATCCACCAGCTGGGGCCCAGCATGATCCAGCAGATCCAGACCGTGTGCTCGCagtgccagggccagggcgAGTGGATCCGGCCCCGCGACTGCTGCCTCACCTGCAACGGCCGCAAGGTGGTGCGGGAGAAGAAAATCCTCAGCGTGCACCTGGATAAAG GCATGAAGGACGGGCAGAAAATCACCTTCCACGAGGAAGGGGACCAGGTGCCCGGCCTGGAGCCCGGGGACATCATCATCGTGCTGGATCAGAAGGAACATCCTGTTTTCCGGCGCAGCGGTGACGACCTGATTGTCAGGAGGGAGATCAGCCTGGCAGACGCCCTGTGTGGGTGCAGGCAGGTGATCCACACCCTGGACAACCGCACCCTGCTCGTGTCCTCCCCGCCAG GTGATGTGATCCGACCTGGGGACCTGAAGTGCATCCCCAACGAGGGCATGCCCGTCTACAGGAGCCCCTTCCAGAAAGGAAAACTCATCCTGCAGTTCGag GTGAAGTTCCCCGAGCCGGGCTGGCTCCCCACCGACCGCCTGCGGCAGCTGCAGGGCTTCTTCCCGCCGCAGGAGGAGGTGATGGCCACGGAGGACACGGAGGAGGTGGAGCTCAGCGATTACACGGCTCAcagcgggccgggccggcggccCTACGCGGGGGAAGCTTATCACGAGGATGATTTCGAGGACGGGATGAGGCAGCATGTGCAGTGCCAGACCTCATAG
- the LOC131569442 gene encoding dnaJ homolog subfamily A member 1-like isoform X1, producing the protein MVKETGYYDLLGVRPGASLDEIKRAYRRLALRYHPDKNPSEGERVRAAPPAPPRAPHAQLTPLCPPQFKQISQAYEVLSDAHKRALYDRGGERAMKEGGLGGRGGGGGFGSPMDIFDLFFGGGVRMRGRADRRGKTVVHQLSVSLEDLYNGSTRKLSLQKNIICRKCGGCGVREGAQRRCPKCHGSGMEVRIHQLGPSMIQQIQTVCSQCQGQGEWIRPRDCCLTCNGRKVVREKKILSVHLDKGMKDGQKITFHEEGDQVPGLEPGDIIIVLDQKEHPVFRRSGDDLIVRREISLADALCGCRQVIHTLDNRTLLVSSPPGDVIRPGDLKCIPNEGMPVYRSPFQKGKLILQFEVKFPEPGWLPTDRLRQLQGFFPPQEEVMATEDTEEVELSDYTAHSGPGRRPYAGEAYHEDDFEDGMRQHVQCQTS; encoded by the exons ATGGTGAAGGAGACGGGTTACTACGACCTGCTGGGCGTGCGGCCGGGCGCCAGCCTGGACGAGATCAAGCGGGCGTACCGGCGCCTGGCACTGCGCTACCACCCCGACAAGAACCCCAGCGAGGGCGAGCGGGTACGTGcggcccccccggcccctccccgAGCCCCCCATGCCCAGCTgacccctctgtgccctccccagTTCAAGCAGATCTCGCAGGCCTACGAGGTGCTGTCGGACGCCCACAAACGGGCGCTGTACGACCGCGGAGGAGAGCGAGCCATGAAGGAGGGAGGCCTGGGGGGCCGCGGGGGAGGCGGCGGCTTCGGCTCCCCCATGGACATCTTCGACCTCTTCTTTGGAGGGGGAGTGAGGATGCGAGGCCGGGCAGACAGGAGAG GGAAGACAGTGGTGCACCAGCTCTCCGTGTCGCTGGAGGATCTGTACAACGGCTCCACAcggaagctgtccctgcagaaAAACATCATCTGCCGCAAGTGTGGAG gctgcgGGGTGCGGGAGGGCGCCCAGAGGAGGTGCCCCAAGTGCCACGGCTCGGGCATGGAGGTTCGCATCCACCAGCTGGGGCCCAGCATGATCCAGCAGATCCAGACCGTGTGCTCGCagtgccagggccagggcgAGTGGATCCGGCCCCGCGACTGCTGCCTCACCTGCAACGGCCGCAAGGTGGTGCGGGAGAAGAAAATCCTCAGCGTGCACCTGGATAAAG GCATGAAGGACGGGCAGAAAATCACCTTCCACGAGGAAGGGGACCAGGTGCCCGGCCTGGAGCCCGGGGACATCATCATCGTGCTGGATCAGAAGGAACATCCTGTTTTCCGGCGCAGCGGTGACGACCTGATTGTCAGGAGGGAGATCAGCCTGGCAGACGCCCTGTGTGGGTGCAGGCAGGTGATCCACACCCTGGACAACCGCACCCTGCTCGTGTCCTCCCCGCCAG GTGATGTGATCCGACCTGGGGACCTGAAGTGCATCCCCAACGAGGGCATGCCCGTCTACAGGAGCCCCTTCCAGAAAGGAAAACTCATCCTGCAGTTCGag GTGAAGTTCCCCGAGCCGGGCTGGCTCCCCACCGACCGCCTGCGGCAGCTGCAGGGCTTCTTCCCGCCGCAGGAGGAGGTGATGGCCACGGAGGACACGGAGGAGGTGGAGCTCAGCGATTACACGGCTCAcagcgggccgggccggcggccCTACGCGGGGGAAGCTTATCACGAGGATGATTTCGAGGACGGGATGAGGCAGCATGTGCAGTGCCAGACCTCATAG
- the LOC131569442 gene encoding dnaJ homolog subfamily A member 1-like isoform X3 — protein MVKETGYYDLLGVRPGASLDEIKRAYRRLALRYHPDKNPSEGERAYEVLSDAHKRALYDRGGERAMKEGGLGGRGGGGGFGSPMDIFDLFFGGGVRMRGRADRRGKTVVHQLSVSLEDLYNGSTRKLSLQKNIICRKCGGCGVREGAQRRCPKCHGSGMEVRIHQLGPSMIQQIQTVCSQCQGQGEWIRPRDCCLTCNGRKVVREKKILSVHLDKGMKDGQKITFHEEGDQVPGLEPGDIIIVLDQKEHPVFRRSGDDLIVRREISLADALCGCRQVIHTLDNRTLLVSSPPGDVIRPGDLKCIPNEGMPVYRSPFQKGKLILQFEVKFPEPGWLPTDRLRQLQGFFPPQEEVMATEDTEEVELSDYTAHSGPGRRPYAGEAYHEDDFEDGMRQHVQCQTS, from the exons ATGGTGAAGGAGACGGGTTACTACGACCTGCTGGGCGTGCGGCCGGGCGCCAGCCTGGACGAGATCAAGCGGGCGTACCGGCGCCTGGCACTGCGCTACCACCCCGACAAGAACCCCAGCGAGGGCGAGCGG GCCTACGAGGTGCTGTCGGACGCCCACAAACGGGCGCTGTACGACCGCGGAGGAGAGCGAGCCATGAAGGAGGGAGGCCTGGGGGGCCGCGGGGGAGGCGGCGGCTTCGGCTCCCCCATGGACATCTTCGACCTCTTCTTTGGAGGGGGAGTGAGGATGCGAGGCCGGGCAGACAGGAGAG GGAAGACAGTGGTGCACCAGCTCTCCGTGTCGCTGGAGGATCTGTACAACGGCTCCACAcggaagctgtccctgcagaaAAACATCATCTGCCGCAAGTGTGGAG gctgcgGGGTGCGGGAGGGCGCCCAGAGGAGGTGCCCCAAGTGCCACGGCTCGGGCATGGAGGTTCGCATCCACCAGCTGGGGCCCAGCATGATCCAGCAGATCCAGACCGTGTGCTCGCagtgccagggccagggcgAGTGGATCCGGCCCCGCGACTGCTGCCTCACCTGCAACGGCCGCAAGGTGGTGCGGGAGAAGAAAATCCTCAGCGTGCACCTGGATAAAG GCATGAAGGACGGGCAGAAAATCACCTTCCACGAGGAAGGGGACCAGGTGCCCGGCCTGGAGCCCGGGGACATCATCATCGTGCTGGATCAGAAGGAACATCCTGTTTTCCGGCGCAGCGGTGACGACCTGATTGTCAGGAGGGAGATCAGCCTGGCAGACGCCCTGTGTGGGTGCAGGCAGGTGATCCACACCCTGGACAACCGCACCCTGCTCGTGTCCTCCCCGCCAG GTGATGTGATCCGACCTGGGGACCTGAAGTGCATCCCCAACGAGGGCATGCCCGTCTACAGGAGCCCCTTCCAGAAAGGAAAACTCATCCTGCAGTTCGag GTGAAGTTCCCCGAGCCGGGCTGGCTCCCCACCGACCGCCTGCGGCAGCTGCAGGGCTTCTTCCCGCCGCAGGAGGAGGTGATGGCCACGGAGGACACGGAGGAGGTGGAGCTCAGCGATTACACGGCTCAcagcgggccgggccggcggccCTACGCGGGGGAAGCTTATCACGAGGATGATTTCGAGGACGGGATGAGGCAGCATGTGCAGTGCCAGACCTCATAG